In Candidatus Contubernalis alkalaceticus, the following proteins share a genomic window:
- a CDS encoding helix-turn-helix transcriptional regulator has protein sequence MSGDKINSVEELRRLAEKRLQKHMQKVTAPASLAELQRIVHELEVHQIELEMQNEELQQARSELESFLVQYTDLYDFAPVGYFTLNISGMILQVNLTGARMLEVDRSRLVNQHFLRFIAADSRPVFTAFLVKIFSSHSQETFVIELQKEGGGTIYVHIEGRVCKDGRECRTALIDITAQKQAEELLQESERKYRTLFETMAQGVLIYGQDGKIISANPAAERILGLTIDQIQARTSTDLRWRAIHEDGTDFSGETHPSMAALRTGKAMHNVVMGVLSPKTDRYVWLNITAVPQFMPGEDRPFQVFITFEDITFRKRLAVYNKLTAREKEVFKLLAKGLGRKIIAELLNIRPKTVDKHRENLMEKLSLYEKEELMLFAMLIGLM, from the coding sequence ATGAGCGGGGACAAAATCAACTCGGTAGAAGAACTGCGCCGCCTGGCAGAGAAACGGTTACAAAAACATATGCAAAAGGTAACCGCTCCTGCGTCACTAGCAGAATTGCAGCGAATCGTCCACGAACTGGAGGTGCACCAAATTGAACTGGAGATGCAAAACGAGGAGCTGCAGCAGGCACGCTCAGAGCTGGAGTCATTTCTTGTCCAATATACCGATCTCTATGATTTTGCTCCCGTAGGCTATTTTACTCTAAACATTAGCGGCATGATTCTGCAAGTTAACTTGACCGGGGCCCGTATGCTCGAGGTAGACCGCTCCCGGCTGGTAAACCAGCATTTCTTACGGTTCATCGCTGCTGATTCTCGGCCTGTGTTTACCGCCTTCCTGGTAAAAATATTCAGTAGCCACTCCCAGGAAACCTTTGTGATTGAACTGCAAAAAGAGGGAGGTGGTACGATTTATGTCCATATTGAGGGCAGAGTATGCAAGGATGGGCGGGAATGCCGCACCGCCCTGATAGATATCACGGCACAAAAACAGGCAGAAGAATTGCTGCAGGAAAGCGAGCGAAAATACCGCACCTTATTTGAAACCATGGCACAGGGTGTTCTGATTTATGGGCAGGATGGAAAAATCATATCAGCTAACCCAGCAGCTGAACGTATTCTGGGTCTAACGATAGATCAAATACAGGCAAGAACATCGACAGATCTTCGCTGGAGGGCTATCCATGAGGACGGAACTGATTTCTCGGGGGAAACACACCCCTCCATGGCAGCCCTTCGCACGGGTAAAGCAATGCACAATGTGGTCATGGGGGTCTTGTCACCAAAAACAGACCGTTATGTCTGGCTAAATATCACTGCGGTGCCGCAGTTTATGCCCGGTGAAGACAGGCCGTTTCAGGTTTTTATAACTTTTGAGGATATCACTTTCCGCAAGCGCCTGGCGGTGTACAACAAGCTTACTGCTAGAGAAAAAGAAGTTTTTAAGCTGTTGGCCAAGGGCCTCGGCCGTAAGATAATTGCGGAATTGTTGAACATAAGGCCAAAAACTGTGGATAAGCACAGAGAGAACCTGATGGAAAAGCTAAGCTTGTATGAGAAAGAGGAACTCATGCTGTTTGCCATGCTGATTGGGCTAATGTAA
- a CDS encoding aspartyl-phosphate phosphatase Spo0E family protein yields the protein MLIEKKRTDINKSYKNSVLSGDVTVRKSQKLDELLNQYNRFTKS from the coding sequence ATGCTAATCGAAAAAAAGAGAACGGATATTAACAAATCGTACAAGAACAGCGTTTTGAGTGGCGATGTAACTGTAAGAAAAAGCCAAAAATTAGATGAATTGTTAAATCAGTACAACAGGTTTACAAAGTCCTAG
- a CDS encoding ice-binding family protein, whose protein sequence is MKRIQKAQFIPLLLLLLLVVTLVVPTMPSVGIAAQQKVNLGTAESFAILAASAITVAGEVETTTIYGDIGVYPSAAYTGEENVVQTGGGVYRANEVAQKAQDDLSTAYTDAETREGATEIPTQLGGQELTPGVYDSADGTFELTGTLTLYADNPNDAFIFQMESTLTTASASSIVLTGEATVCQVYWQVGSSATLGTNSTFVGHILALQDITATTGVEVEGQLLAMRAVTLDTNTITVVGCTPPDDPDDDAPAISVKKYVSVDGGDTWHDAQSAPGPSVEVGSEVLFKFVVTNTGNVTLTDITLSDDVYGHLSDAALTDPLPVGGDFEYILEETAKEGQHQNTATATGDHEGVTYSDTDAAHYWGYVSDAPAISVKKYVSVDGGDTWHDAQSAPGPSVEVGSEVFFKFVVTNTGNVTLTDITLSDDVYGHLSGAALTDPLPVGGDFKYILEETAKEGQHQNTATATGDHEGVTYSDTDAAHYWGYVSDAPAISVKKYVSVDGGDTWHDAQSAPGPSVEVGSEVLFKFVVTNTGNVTLTDITLSDNVYGHLSGAALTDPLPVGGDFKYILEETAKEGQHQNTATATGDHEGVTYGDTDAAHYWGYVSDAPAISVKKYVSVDGGDTWHDAQSAPGPSVEVGSEVLFKFVVTNTGNVTLTDITLSDNVYDLSGAALTDPLPVGGDFKYILEETAEEGQHQNTATATGDHEGVTYSDTDAAHYWGYVSDAPATGSLTVTKVVSGDTGDMTLPSFEITVTWPEGFLATRTFVDGKSFTWENLVPGVYTVTENQDGLSSEWTVSGEGTVQVTADQTAMTTITNGYEKEIVKDINHEAKLPKTGGNALLTTYWGLILFGTGLLMRRKRK, encoded by the coding sequence ATGAAAAGAATTCAGAAGGCACAATTTATACCATTATTACTGTTGCTATTGCTGGTTGTAACGTTGGTTGTGCCTACGATGCCTTCAGTGGGTATTGCAGCCCAACAAAAGGTGAACCTCGGAACAGCCGAATCTTTTGCGATTTTAGCCGCCTCGGCGATTACCGTTGCCGGCGAAGTAGAAACTACCACGATCTATGGTGATATAGGGGTGTATCCAAGTGCCGCATACACTGGTGAGGAAAACGTGGTTCAAACTGGCGGAGGTGTATACCGTGCTAATGAAGTTGCACAAAAAGCCCAAGACGATCTGTCAACTGCTTATACCGATGCTGAAACAAGAGAGGGGGCCACCGAAATTCCTACACAGCTTGGTGGCCAGGAGTTGACTCCCGGTGTTTACGATTCAGCTGATGGAACTTTTGAGTTAACAGGCACACTTACACTCTACGCTGATAACCCGAATGATGCTTTTATTTTCCAGATGGAGTCAACGCTCACTACAGCATCAGCCAGCAGTATTGTCCTAACCGGCGAAGCCACGGTCTGCCAGGTTTACTGGCAGGTCGGAAGCTCTGCGACCTTAGGAACAAACTCCACTTTTGTGGGGCATATTCTGGCCTTGCAAGACATAACAGCGACTACCGGTGTTGAGGTGGAAGGCCAGCTGTTAGCCATGAGAGCAGTCACTCTGGATACTAATACCATCACAGTTGTGGGTTGTACACCTCCCGATGACCCCGACGATGACGCCCCGGCCATCAGCGTCAAAAAGTACGTCTCTGTTGACGGCGGCGACACCTGGCATGATGCTCAGTCCGCACCCGGTCCTTCTGTCGAGGTAGGCAGCGAGGTGCTCTTTAAGTTTGTTGTTACCAACACCGGCAATGTGACTTTAACCGATATCACGCTTAGCGATGACGTTTATGGTCATCTTAGCGATGCAGCCCTGACCGACCCGCTGCCGGTCGGCGGCGACTTCGAGTATATCCTGGAAGAGACGGCGAAGGAGGGGCAGCATCAAAACACGGCTACTGCTACGGGAGACCACGAAGGGGTGACCTACAGTGATACAGACGCTGCCCATTATTGGGGCTACGTGTCCGATGCCCCGGCCATCAGCGTCAAAAAGTACGTCTCCGTTGACGGCGGCGACACCTGGCATGATGCTCAGTCCGCACCCGGTCCTTCTGTCGAGGTAGGCAGCGAGGTGTTCTTTAAGTTTGTTGTTACCAACACCGGCAATGTGACTTTAACCGATATCACGCTTAGCGATGACGTTTATGGTCATCTTAGCGGTGCAGCCCTGACCGACCCGCTGCCGGTCGGCGGCGACTTCAAGTATATCCTGGAAGAGACGGCGAAGGAGGGGCAGCATCAAAACACGGCTACTGCTACGGGAGACCACGAAGGGGTGACCTACAGTGATACAGACGCTGCCCATTATTGGGGCTACGTGTCCGATGCCCCGGCCATCAGCGTCAAAAAGTACGTCTCCGTTGACGGCGGCGACACCTGGCATGATGCTCAGTCCGCACCCGGTCCTTCTGTCGAGGTAGGCAGCGAGGTGCTCTTTAAGTTTGTTGTTACCAACACCGGCAATGTGACTTTAACCGATATCACGCTTAGCGATAACGTTTATGGTCATCTTAGCGGTGCAGCCCTGACCGACCCGCTGCCGGTCGGCGGCGACTTCAAGTATATCCTGGAAGAGACGGCGAAGGAGGGGCAGCATCAAAACACGGCTACTGCTACAGGAGACCACGAAGGGGTGACCTACGGGGATACAGACGCTGCCCATTATTGGGGCTACGTGTCCGATGCCCCGGCCATCAGCGTCAAAAAGTACGTCTCCGTTGACGGCGGCGACACCTGGCATGATGCTCAGTCCGCACCCGGTCCTTCTGTCGAGGTAGGCAGCGAGGTGCTCTTTAAGTTTGTTGTTACCAACACCGGCAATGTGACTTTAACCGATATCACGCTTAGCGATAACGTTTATGATCTTAGCGGTGCAGCCCTGACCGACCCGCTGCCGGTCGGCGGCGACTTCAAGTATATCCTGGAAGAGACGGCCGAGGAGGGGCAGCATCAAAACACGGCTACTGCTACGGGAGACCACGAAGGGGTGACCTACAGTGATACAGACGCTGCCCATTATTGGGGCTACGTGTCCGATGCCCCGGCCACCGGTTCCTTAACAGTAACCAAGGTTGTCAGCGGTGATACCGGTGACATGACATTGCCGTCATTTGAGATCACGGTCACGTGGCCGGAGGGTTTCTTAGCGACCAGGACATTCGTAGACGGGAAATCCTTTACCTGGGAAAACCTTGTCCCCGGCGTATACACCGTAACCGAGAACCAGGACGGGTTGAGCAGCGAATGGACGGTTAGCGGGGAAGGCACCGTACAGGTGACAGCAGATCAGACTGCAATGACAACCATCACCAATGGTTATGAAAAAGAGATTGTCAAGGATATAAATCATGAAGCAAAATTGCCTAAAACCGGCGGGAATGCCCTATTGACGACCTACTGGGGATTAATTTTATTCGGAACAGGCTTATTGATGCGGCGGAAACGGAAATAG
- a CDS encoding HD domain-containing phosphohydrolase — translation MCLPLQADADVVGTLFVSVPLPREITSEELKLLTSLTEMAGTAIHRIGLFEKNIRHLEQVQALRNIDMAISGSLDLRVTFRVILDEVTRLLNVDAAAILRLDPHTGMLKYEAWRGFRITNPAKLNLCIGEGLAGQAAMERKSIRVASLSEIEGDPVQGPLMEKENAHIYYAVPLINKGRVEGVLEIFHREPLDASEEWLEFLETLAGQTAIGIDNAELVHNMANTNFKLIQAYDKTIKGWAHALDLRDKETEDHSQRVTEMTVIIAREMGMSQEELAHVRRGALLHDIGKMGVSDAILLKPGQLTDEEWAIMHKHPIHAFEMLSPIEYLRLALDIPYCHHEKWDGTGYPRGLKREEIPLAARISAVVDVYDALTSDRPYRKAWTREEALEYIR, via the coding sequence GTGTGCCTTCCCTTACAGGCCGATGCGGATGTTGTGGGAACCTTATTTGTTTCTGTACCGCTGCCGCGGGAAATTACCTCCGAAGAGCTAAAGCTGCTCACTTCCCTGACCGAGATGGCCGGGACAGCTATCCACCGGATAGGTCTCTTTGAAAAAAACATCCGTCACCTGGAACAAGTGCAGGCTTTGCGTAACATAGATATGGCTATTTCCGGCAGCCTGGATCTGCGCGTCACATTCAGAGTCATCCTGGACGAAGTCACCAGGCTGTTAAACGTGGATGCCGCTGCCATTTTACGCCTTGATCCGCACACCGGAATGCTGAAATATGAAGCCTGGCGCGGCTTTCGCATCACAAATCCTGCAAAACTCAACTTGTGCATAGGCGAAGGGCTAGCCGGCCAAGCGGCTATGGAGAGGAAATCTATTCGAGTAGCAAGCCTGAGCGAGATTGAGGGGGATCCAGTCCAGGGTCCGCTTATGGAGAAGGAAAATGCTCATATTTATTATGCCGTACCCCTGATTAACAAAGGCCGGGTTGAAGGAGTGCTGGAGATCTTCCACCGGGAACCCTTGGATGCAAGTGAAGAATGGCTGGAATTTCTGGAGACCCTGGCCGGGCAGACAGCTATAGGCATCGATAATGCAGAACTGGTTCATAATATGGCGAACACGAACTTCAAACTGATTCAAGCCTATGACAAAACTATTAAAGGTTGGGCGCATGCCCTGGACTTAAGAGATAAAGAAACGGAAGATCACAGCCAGCGAGTTACAGAGATGACCGTTATTATTGCCCGGGAGATGGGCATGAGTCAGGAAGAGCTGGCTCATGTCCGGCGAGGTGCACTGCTGCACGACATCGGCAAGATGGGCGTGTCCGATGCTATTTTACTCAAGCCTGGTCAATTAACAGATGAAGAATGGGCAATTATGCACAAACATCCCATTCACGCTTTTGAGATGCTCTCACCTATCGAATACCTGCGCCTTGCCTTGGATATCCCCTACTGCCACCACGAAAAATGGGACGGCACAGGTTATCCCCGGGGGCTCAAGAGAGAGGAAATCCCCCTGGCGGCGCGCATCTCTGCCGTGGTGGATGTTTATGACGCCCTCACCAGCGACCGTCCCTACCGCAAGGCCTGGACCAGGGAAGAAGCCCTTGAATATATCCGTTAG
- a CDS encoding YtxH domain-containing protein, whose protein sequence is MLKDYLQKVKAEKEKQERKEAAAKVAGGFAVGAAVGLTSGILFAPKAGEETRNEIRGKAADTLNKSKEQLQEIKENIAEKVEGVRDTVTRKVEEKKQEKEIIEEAVAEAKDEIKDAAKEAKKELQESKEKVDKKAM, encoded by the coding sequence ATGTTAAAAGATTATTTGCAAAAGGTTAAGGCCGAAAAAGAAAAGCAGGAGCGTAAAGAGGCTGCGGCTAAGGTGGCTGGGGGTTTCGCTGTGGGGGCTGCAGTGGGTTTAACGAGCGGGATACTTTTTGCACCAAAAGCAGGAGAAGAAACCCGAAATGAAATTAGGGGAAAAGCAGCCGATACATTAAACAAAAGTAAAGAGCAGCTTCAAGAGATTAAAGAAAATATTGCGGAGAAGGTTGAAGGTGTGAGGGATACCGTGACCAGAAAAGTTGAAGAAAAGAAACAAGAAAAAGAAATTATTGAAGAAGCAGTTGCCGAGGCTAAAGATGAAATCAAAGATGCAGCGAAGGAAGCGAAGAAAGAGCTGCAGGAGTCAAAAGAAAAGGTAGATAAAAAAGCAATGTAA
- a CDS encoding AI-2E family transporter: protein MDFINAKSFRAAVWILLIFSIVYIGREVSFIFIPLVVVVRLLFLPTFLALILYYLFSPIVNWLENRKIARPLAIVMLYAVLVLLALFMVLTVGIVAYNQLLELIEAFPTYMDQTINTVASLEDGAIFKRFQADERISLETITESVSDVLLNALPNLQDSVSAVMSILANAGLIFVLLPIFLFYLLKDGDKFAGYLMKQIPERYREETVNTFREIDRGLSSFIQGQIIVSVSVGVLMYIGFLIIGIQHALILALFAVVTNFIPYLGPFIATIPAVIVGFFTSPLMAFLVLIVIVVVQQIESLFITPQVMGKKLYIHPLTIIILLLLAGSMAGLLGLIFAVPTFVILKIISAHIYGFLRKRLPAAKSSR from the coding sequence ATGGACTTTATAAATGCCAAGTCATTTAGAGCAGCTGTCTGGATTCTTCTAATTTTTAGCATTGTTTATATTGGCAGAGAAGTTTCTTTCATTTTTATTCCATTAGTAGTAGTGGTAAGGCTATTGTTTTTACCTACATTTTTGGCACTTATCCTATACTATCTTTTTAGCCCTATTGTTAACTGGTTGGAGAATCGAAAAATTGCCAGGCCTCTGGCCATTGTTATGCTTTATGCAGTACTTGTTTTATTAGCTTTGTTTATGGTTTTAACCGTAGGGATAGTAGCTTATAATCAGTTGTTAGAGTTAATTGAGGCCTTCCCCACTTATATGGACCAAACAATCAATACGGTGGCATCTTTGGAAGATGGTGCCATATTTAAGCGTTTTCAGGCAGATGAAAGGATTTCCCTAGAGACTATTACGGAATCAGTGTCCGATGTGCTGCTCAATGCCCTGCCCAATCTGCAGGACAGTGTATCTGCTGTAATGAGCATTCTAGCTAATGCAGGTCTCATCTTTGTTCTCTTGCCTATTTTTCTATTTTATCTTTTAAAAGACGGTGACAAATTTGCAGGTTATCTGATGAAGCAGATTCCAGAGCGCTACAGAGAAGAAACAGTCAATACTTTTAGGGAAATTGACCGTGGGCTTTCCTCTTTTATACAGGGACAAATAATTGTCAGTGTGTCCGTGGGCGTCCTCATGTATATTGGGTTTTTAATAATTGGCATCCAACATGCACTAATTCTGGCCCTTTTTGCAGTTGTTACCAATTTTATTCCTTATTTGGGCCCGTTTATTGCTACAATTCCCGCTGTAATTGTTGGTTTTTTTACATCCCCTTTAATGGCATTTCTAGTGCTTATTGTGATTGTGGTAGTGCAACAAATTGAAAGCCTGTTTATCACTCCGCAGGTCATGGGCAAAAAGCTTTATATTCATCCACTGACCATTATTATTCTTTTGTTGTTGGCTGGCAGTATGGCCGGTCTTTTAGGGCTAATTTTCGCAGTACCCACTTTTGTTATTCTAAAGATTATTTCTGCCCACATATATGGTTTTTTGCGCAAAAGACTACCGGCTGCTAAAAGCAGCCGGTAG
- a CDS encoding YihY/virulence factor BrkB family protein, with the protein MIRMKEYLMLLYTRVQENETTARGAQLSYFFILSIFPFMIFLITLIDYTPLTQQDTLHQLSLLLPDAAFAIIEQIVSEVAAADNFTLLSLSILSTIWTASRGISALVKSINQTYNINEHRSFLKLNAIGIFATFAMALVILFTLSFLVFGRVIGELAFQYLGLAAIFSVLWSVLRYAIPFFIIFVSFTLLFLYSPNRQLQFKNVYPGAIFSTLAWITASQAFAFYVNNFGNFSRTYGSIGGIIVFMIWIYISNVVVLLGGEINATLYYLLHESNNNISA; encoded by the coding sequence ATGATTCGAATGAAGGAATACCTCATGCTGCTGTATACAAGAGTTCAGGAAAATGAAACCACTGCCAGGGGAGCACAGCTGAGCTATTTTTTTATCCTGTCGATTTTTCCTTTTATGATATTTTTGATTACCCTTATTGACTATACCCCTTTAACACAGCAGGATACATTACACCAGCTTTCCCTGTTACTTCCTGACGCGGCCTTTGCCATTATTGAACAAATTGTCTCAGAAGTGGCGGCAGCAGATAACTTCACATTACTGTCTCTGAGCATCCTGTCTACGATTTGGACCGCAAGCAGAGGTATATCCGCTCTAGTCAAAAGCATAAACCAGACCTATAACATAAATGAACACAGATCTTTTCTTAAACTGAATGCCATCGGAATCTTTGCCACATTTGCTATGGCGCTGGTTATCTTGTTTACACTAAGCTTTTTAGTCTTTGGTAGAGTCATAGGTGAACTGGCCTTTCAGTATCTAGGCCTTGCAGCAATCTTTAGTGTTTTATGGTCGGTATTGCGTTATGCCATACCCTTCTTTATTATCTTTGTAAGTTTCACGCTGTTGTTTCTATATTCTCCTAATCGCCAATTACAGTTTAAAAATGTTTACCCGGGAGCAATTTTTTCGACTTTGGCCTGGATTACCGCCTCTCAGGCTTTTGCCTTTTACGTAAACAACTTCGGTAATTTCTCCCGAACCTACGGCAGTATCGGCGGAATTATCGTATTTATGATCTGGATCTATATAAGTAATGTGGTGGTGTTATTGGGAGGAGAAATAAACGCCACATTGTATTACCTGCTTCATGAATCAAATAATAATATTTCAGCATAA
- a CDS encoding ATP-binding protein, whose protein sequence is MTSVPTHLKQDVFNLINNAFDALKRFYRWSKELPPSSALEKIVKELGIILFTLSQDLEKVGPGILCRH, encoded by the coding sequence ATGACATCAGTCCCAACTCATTTAAAACAGGATGTCTTTAATTTAATAAACAATGCTTTTGATGCGCTAAAACGTTTTTATAGATGGTCTAAAGAGCTTCCCCCTTCATCTGCATTAGAAAAAATAGTCAAGGAGTTGGGGATTATCCTCTTTACTTTATCTCAGGATTTGGAAAAGGTAGGGCCGGGTATATTATGCAGGCATTAG
- a CDS encoding amidohydrolase, with product MFKKVITFILLYLLALAGCVPTLALPDTDIIITNTTILTMDANSTIIENGSLVIKDDRILAIGETEDILNKYSALKIIDGANQLLMPGLVNTHTHVPMTLFRGYADDLPLQEWLYDNIFPLEAEYVTAYNVRIGTELAVAEMLRGGITTFNDMYYFIDDMAHIVEETGIRAVLSKSIIDFPVPNSPTPEDGLRIAEETFNKWNSHPRITIGFAAHAPYTCSPELIQKVKALADKYQVPFNTHLAETGVEVEQILEKYGFTPVGHLENLGVLSSNVIAAHGVHLTKDDIKILARHGVSVAHNPVSNMKLTSGVSPVPQLLEAGVKVGLGTDGAASNNNQDMFTEMRMAALLHKITRIDPTVMDAKTIVEIATIGGAKVLGMENEIGSLEVGKKADMILLDLTQPHALPLYNVYSHLVYSLKSSDVQTVIIDGSLVMENKKMLYIDEEQLNQKVQEVAEQIGTDM from the coding sequence ATGTTCAAAAAAGTAATAACATTTATTTTATTATATCTTTTAGCTTTAGCCGGTTGTGTTCCTACATTGGCACTGCCTGATACCGATATCATAATAACCAATACTACTATATTAACAATGGATGCCAATTCTACCATAATTGAGAATGGATCGCTGGTTATAAAAGATGACCGGATATTGGCCATTGGAGAAACAGAAGATATCCTGAATAAATATAGTGCCCTCAAAATTATTGACGGCGCCAATCAACTGTTAATGCCCGGGCTTGTCAACACTCATACCCACGTTCCCATGACGCTTTTCAGGGGATATGCAGATGATTTACCCCTGCAGGAGTGGTTATATGATAATATTTTTCCCCTTGAAGCTGAATATGTTACGGCGTATAATGTGCGTATCGGGACGGAACTGGCCGTTGCGGAAATGCTGAGGGGCGGAATAACTACCTTTAATGACATGTACTACTTCATTGATGATATGGCTCACATAGTGGAGGAAACCGGTATTCGTGCAGTTTTGTCCAAAAGTATTATTGACTTTCCTGTTCCAAACAGTCCTACGCCAGAGGACGGCCTGCGTATAGCAGAGGAGACGTTTAATAAATGGAACTCTCATCCCCGTATTACCATTGGCTTTGCGGCTCATGCACCTTATACCTGTTCTCCGGAACTGATTCAAAAGGTCAAAGCCCTTGCTGATAAATACCAGGTACCTTTCAACACTCACCTGGCTGAAACTGGAGTAGAGGTGGAGCAGATTTTAGAGAAGTACGGGTTTACCCCGGTTGGGCATCTGGAAAATCTTGGAGTTTTAAGCAGCAATGTAATAGCAGCCCACGGGGTGCATCTGACGAAAGATGATATTAAAATTCTTGCCAGGCATGGTGTTTCGGTGGCACATAACCCGGTAAGCAATATGAAGCTTACCAGTGGAGTTTCCCCCGTTCCTCAACTGCTGGAAGCAGGAGTAAAGGTGGGTTTGGGTACCGATGGAGCGGCCAGCAACAATAATCAGGATATGTTTACTGAAATGAGAATGGCTGCACTTCTGCATAAAATCACCCGGATTGACCCCACTGTAATGGATGCTAAAACTATAGTGGAGATTGCCACCATAGGTGGAGCTAAAGTGTTAGGCATGGAAAATGAGATTGGGTCTCTGGAAGTTGGCAAAAAAGCCGACATGATATTACTTGATCTGACCCAACCCCATGCTTTACCATTATATAATGTCTACTCCCACCTGGTGTACAGCTTGAAAAGCTCTGATGTGCAAACAGTAATAATTGACGGCAGCCTGGTTATGGAAAATAAAAAGATGCTATACATTGATGAAGAGCAGTTAAATCAAAAAGTCCAGGAGGTTGCAGAACAAATTGGGACAGATATGTGA
- a CDS encoding YidC/Oxa1 family membrane protein insertase — MNVLVHVFEWLFSMTNDYGMAIIGFTLFVKLLMLPLTIKQKRSMMEMRALTLQVDALKEKYKNNSEKLNEEIQKIYSEKSGAVSGIVLLFLQMPIFVMMYQLFSNHIVDAETVVLPWITSISVPDPFYILPFLYITIQLMPNILIHFDLIKNTSIPKLTKSAIAAPLVITLLFITNLPAGMGIYFVTSALTTAVEQIFIKV; from the coding sequence ATGAATGTATTAGTTCATGTTTTTGAATGGTTGTTTTCGATGACCAATGATTACGGTATGGCAATTATTGGATTTACCTTATTTGTAAAACTGCTAATGCTGCCACTGACAATCAAGCAGAAGAGATCAATGATGGAAATGCGGGCGTTGACGCTTCAAGTGGATGCATTGAAAGAAAAATATAAAAACAACTCTGAAAAACTGAATGAAGAAATTCAAAAAATATACAGTGAAAAATCAGGGGCAGTGTCAGGAATTGTTTTACTTTTTCTGCAGATGCCCATATTTGTGATGATGTATCAATTGTTCTCAAATCATATCGTTGATGCGGAAACAGTGGTATTGCCCTGGATTACAAGCATATCTGTTCCAGATCCATTTTACATCTTGCCGTTTCTTTATATAACGATTCAGTTGATGCCCAATATACTGATTCATTTTGATTTAATTAAAAATACATCCATTCCTAAGCTCACAAAATCTGCAATAGCGGCACCACTTGTGATTACATTGCTGTTTATTACAAACCTTCCGGCAGGCATGGGAATTTATTTTGTAACAAGCGCATTGACCACGGCAGTGGAGCAAATATTTATTAAAGTATAA
- a CDS encoding MerR family transcriptional regulator produces the protein MSEQYRIGELAKKAKVTRRTIHYYISKGLLPPAEGAGVGSYYSDEHLNRILLIKKLQDKYLPLEKIKEIITQLSLNEVIEHLDTVEEEQDDFIQNKYLIAHSLKQPQIEFQSLEDSTEYIKILLGSGVELHYPKKLEVERPGLIKSLVSYAKKMIKEE, from the coding sequence TTGAGTGAACAATATAGAATCGGAGAACTGGCCAAAAAAGCCAAGGTTACCAGAAGAACAATCCACTATTATATTAGTAAAGGATTATTGCCTCCGGCTGAAGGTGCGGGGGTCGGCAGTTATTACAGCGATGAACACTTAAATAGGATTCTCTTAATCAAAAAACTGCAGGATAAGTATTTACCCCTTGAAAAGATAAAAGAAATAATAACCCAACTTTCCTTAAATGAAGTAATTGAACATCTTGATACTGTTGAAGAAGAGCAGGATGATTTTATACAGAACAAATATCTAATAGCTCATTCACTCAAACAGCCCCAGATTGAGTTTCAGTCTTTAGAGGACAGCACAGAATATATCAAAATACTGTTAGGGTCAGGAGTGGAATTACACTATCCAAAAAAACTGGAGGTAGAAAGACCGGGATTAATCAAAAGCTTAGTATCATACGCCAAAAAAATGATCAAGGAAGAATAA